A part of Rhodamnia argentea isolate NSW1041297 chromosome 8, ASM2092103v1, whole genome shotgun sequence genomic DNA contains:
- the LOC115735284 gene encoding putative phosphatidylglycerol/phosphatidylinositol transfer protein DDB_G0282179, giving the protein MGSLRVLAFALLLPLVCATHIKYCDNSGDYAVKVTDVKISPNPVVPGKPTTFDISASTGQNLSNGKVVIRVTFFGVQVHTETHDLCEEISCPIAAGKFVLSHTQSLPVFTPPGLYTLRITMEDDLNEQLTCISFNFRIGFGSLVFNS; this is encoded by the exons atgGGGTCGCTGCGTGTCCTCGCGTTCGCTCTCCTCTTGCCTCTCGTTTGCGCCACCCACATCAAGTACTGTG ATAATTCTGGGGACTATGCTGTGAAGGTGACCGATGTTAAGATATCGCCTAACCCAGTGGTTCCAGGCAAGCCGACCACCTTTGACATCTCTGCTTCTACAG GTCAAAATCTCTCCAACGGAAAAGTAGTGATACGAGTTACATTTTTTGGGGTTCAAGTCCATACAGAGACCCATGATCTCTGTGAAGAGATATCCTGTCCTATCGCGGCAGGAAAATTCGTGCTATCCCACACCCAAAGTCTACCTGTGTTTACTCCTCCA GGCTTGTACACTCTAAGGATAACCATGGAGGATGACCTGAATGAGCAGTTAACCTGCATCAGCTTCAATTTCAGGATCGGATTCGGATCTCTGGTCTTCAACAGTTGA
- the LOC115735279 gene encoding dnaJ protein homolog ANJ1, producing the protein MFGRAPKKSNNTRYYEVLGVSKDASQDDLKKAYRKAAIKNHPDKGGDPEKFKELAQAYEVLSDPEKREIYDQYGEDALKEGMGGAGGGHDPFDIFSSFFGGSGFGGGSSRGRRQRRGEDVVHPLKVSLEDLYLGTTKKLSLSRNVLCSKCSGKGSKSGASMTCPGCQGTGVKVTIRQLGPSMIQQMQQPCNECKGTGETINEKDRCPQCKGEKVVPEKKVLEVVVEKGMQNGQKITFPGEADETPDTITGDIVFILQQKEHPKFKRKGEDIFVEHTLSLTEALCGFQFVLTHLDGRQLLIKSNPGEVVKPDSFKAINDEGMPMYQRPFMKGKLYIHFTVDFPESLSPDQVEALQKVLPQKPASQLTDMELDECEETTLHDVNIEEEMRRKQQAQAEAYEEDDDMPSGAQRVQCAQQ; encoded by the exons ATGTTCGGACGAGCGCCGAAGAAGAGCAACAACACGCGGTACTACGAGGTTCTGGGAGTCTCCAAGGATGCCTCCCAGGACGACCTGAAGAAGGCGTACCGGAAAGCCGCCATCAAGAACCACCCGGACAAGGGGGGCGATCCTGAGAAG TTTAAGGAGCTTGCGCAGGCATATGAGGTTTTGAGTGACCCTGAGAAGCGTGAGATATACGATCAGTATGGTGAAGATGCCCTCAAGGAGGGAATGGGAGGTGCCGGAGGTGGGCACGACCCATTCGACATTTTCTCGTCCTTCTTTGGTGGAAGTGGATTTGGAG GTGGAAGCAGCCGAGGACGAAGACAGCGAAGAGGGGAGGATGTGGTTCATCCCTTGAAGGTGTCTCTGGAAGATCTCTATCTGGGGACTACAAAGAAGCTATCTCTCTCTAGGAATGTCTTATGTTCCAAATGCAGTGG GAAAGGATCTAAGTCTGGTGCGTCTATGACATGTCCTGGTTGCCAAGGGACTGGTGTGAAAGTAACTATTAGGCAATTGGGTCCATCCATGATCCAGCAGATGCAACAACCTTGCAATGAATGTAAGGGCACAGGAGAGACCATTAATGAGAAGGATCGCTGCCCCCAGTGCAAAGGAGAGAAGGTTGTCCCGGAAAAGAAGGTGTTGGAAGTCGTTGTTGAGAAGGGTATGCAGAATGGACAGAAGATTACATTCCCCGGTGAAGCAGATGAAACT CCGGATACAATTACTGGAGACATTGTTTTCATCCTCCAACAAAAGGAGCATCCTAAATTTAAGAGAAAAGGCGAGGATATCTTCGTGGAGCACACCCTTTCTCTCACCGAGGCTCTATGTGGCTTCCAGTTTGTATTGACTCACCTGGATGGCAGGCAGCTCCTTATTAAGTCGAACCCTGGGGAAGTCGTCAAGCCTG ATTCTTTCAAGGCTATTAATGACGAGGGTATGCCAATGTACCAAAGGCCCTTCATGAAGGGGAAGCTCTACATTCACTTCACGGTGGACTTCCCAGAGTCTCTCAGCCCTGATCAGGTCGAGGCTCTGCAGAAGGTCCTTCCGCAGAAGCCGGCGTCCCAGCTGACGGACATGGAGCTGGACGAGTGCGAGGAGACGACATTGCACGATGTCAACATCGAAGAGGAGATGCGGAGAAAGCAACAAGCGCAGGCTGAAGCATACGAAGAGGACGATGATATGCCCAGCGGCGCTCAACGCGTGCAATGCGCCCAGCAGTAA
- the LOC115735275 gene encoding ubiquitin carboxyl-terminal hydrolase 8 produces MDGPAEDSSDATQLAESDREQRVYFVPYRWWKDAHDSMLGESSGKRGIAYAASPASSYGGPMKIINNIFGSDLAFNLRREENSAQDRENGEVGVSGRDFALVSGEMWVQALKWHSDSKVAVKESRSFSAAEDDMFDVYPLQLRLSVLREANSLAVRISKKDNAVELFKRACKIFSVDIELMRIWDFSGQTTLFFLNDNNRFSKDGSRMSDQEVLLELQIYGLSDSIKCREGKKDEKGLPYCNGTNSITINGSTCNGNSDSFRVYTSSAYQSSEAGSLGLTGLQNLGNTCFMNSSLQCLAHTPKLVDYFLGDYAREINHENPLGMDGEIALAFGDLIRKLWAPGASPVAPRTFKSKLARFAPQFSGYNQHDSQELLAFLLDGLHEDLNRVKCKPYVEAKDADGRPDEDVADEYWHYHLARNDSVIVDVCQGQYKSTLVCPVCKKVSVTFDPFMYVSLPLPSTTMRTMTLTVITTDGSTKLSPYTITVPKFGKCEDLFRALSSACSLGEDETLLLAEIYNNRIIRYLEEPTDSLTLIRDEDRLVAYRLAKDSEDLPLVVFMHQRMEQSIQGNFSGCWKSFGIPLVARLSGPADGSNFCSLYLRLLNPFRNLSQDVANENDCSESSGPEDATTAEDASSSIIGPGMSNNSDVERVGSTSDSELKLYLTDGKGITKDCEIQMSEPVVQAEMSRQLNVLVCWPENQIKKYDASPLSSLPEIFKTGFFSKKALETASLYKCLEAFLTEEPLGPDDMWYCPRCKEHRQASKKLDLWRLPEILVVHLKRFSYSRFMKNKLETYVDFPIDNLDLSAYIACKNGQSSCRYMLYAVSNHYGSMGGGHYTAFVHHGGNRWYDFDDSHVYPISMEKIKTSAAYVLFYRRVIEV; encoded by the exons ATGGACGGGCCCGCCGAGGATTCGTCCGATGCGACTCAGCTCGCGGAGTCGGACAGGGAACAGCGGGTCTACTTCGTGCCCTACAG GTGGTGGAAGGATGCGCACGATTCGATGTTGGGCGAGTCCAGTGGGAAGAGAGGAATCGCGTATGCAGCGTCGCCAGCTTCGTCGTACGGGGGTCCGATGAAGATAATTAACAACATTTTCGGTTCAGATCTCGCGTTCAATTTGAGGAGAGAAGAGAACTCCGCCCAGGATCGCGAGAATGGCGAGGTGGGCGTTTCGGGCCGGGACTTTGCATTGGTCTCCGGTGAAATGTGGGTTCAGGCACTCAAGTG GCATAGCGACTCTAAAGTTGCTGTAAAGGAGAGCAGGAGCTTCTCGGCTGCTGAAGATGATATGTTTGATGTCTATCCTTTGCAGCTCAGGCTTTCTGTGCTAAGGGAGGCAAACTCATTGGCTGTTAGAATAAGTAAAAAA GATAATGCAGTCGAACTTTTTAAAAGAGCTTGCAAGATCTTTAGTGTTGATATTGAACTG ATGCGAATTTGGGACTTTTCTGGTCAGACAACTCTGTTTTTCTTAAATGACAATAACAGGTTTTCAAAGGATGGTTCGAGAATGTCAGATCAGGAG GTTCTCCTGGAGTTGCAAATTTATGGTTTATCAGATTCCATCAAATGtagagaagggaaaaaggatGAGAAGGGTTTGCCATATTGCAATGGAACAAATTCCATTACGATTAATGGAAGCACATGCAATGGGAACTCTGATTCTTTTCGAGTTTATACGTCATCCGCTTATCAAAGCTCAGAAGCTGGTTCCTTGGGATTGACAGGATTACAGAATCTTGGCAATACTTGCTTCATGAATAGTTCCCTACAGTGCTTAGCGCACACACCAAAGCTCGTTGATTATTTCCTTGGGGATTATGCTAGGGAGATAAATCATGAAAACCCGCTGGGCATGGAT GGTGAGATTGCTTTAGCATTTGGGGATTTGATAAGAAAATTATGGGCTCCTGGAGCAAGTCCAGTTGCACCAAGAACGTTCAAATCAAAGCTCGCTCGTTTTGCTCCTCAATTTAGCGGATATAACCAGCATGATTCTCAG GAGCTCCTTGCTTTTCTCTTGGATGGACTTCATGAAGATCTCAATCGGGTAAAATGCAAGCCTTATGTAGAAGCCAAGGATGCAGATGGGCGACCAGATGAAGATGTTGCTGATGAGTATTGGCATTATCATTTAGCGCGGAATGATTCTGTAATAGTTGATGTGTGTCAA GGTCAATACAAATCAACATTGGTGTGTCCTGTTTGCAAGAAGGTTTCGGTCACTTTCGATCCATTTATGTACGTTTCCTTGCCGCTCCCTTCAACAACTATGCGGACGATGACTTTGACAGTCATAACTACCGATGGGAGTACTAAGCTGTCTCCTTATACCATTACCGTGCCGAAGTTTGGAAAATGTGAAGATCTTTTTCGGGCACTAAGCTCTGCCTGTTCTCTTGGGGAAGATGAGACCCTTTTGTTGGCTGAG ataTACAACAACCGTATCATACGTTATCTGGAGGAGCCTACAGATTCTTTAACGTTGATTAGGGATGAAGATCGGCTGGTTGCTTATCGGTTAGCAAAAGATTCTGAAGATCTCCCCTTGGTTGTGTTCATGCATCAGAGGATGGA GCAGTCCATTCAGGGTAATTTTTCGGGGTGTTGGAAGTCTTTTGGTATTCCTCTTGTTGCAAGGCTCAGTGGTCCGGCTGACGGATCTAATTTCTGTAGCCTCTATCTGAGACTACTTAATCCTTTCCGCAATCTTAGTCAAGATGTTGCAAATGAAAATGATTGCTCAGAGAGCAGTGGACCTGAAGATGCCACGACTGCAGAAGATGCCTCGAGCTCCATTATAGGTCCTGGAATGTCTAATAACTCTGATGTGGAAAGAGTTGGCTCTACCTCAGACTCTGAGCTGAAGCTTTATCTAACTGATGGAAAGGGAATCACCAAGGATTGTGAGATTCAGATGAGTGAGCCGGTGGTGCAGGCTGAAATGTCCAGGCAGTTGAATGTTCTTGTATGTTGGCCCGAAAACCAGATAAAAAAGTACGATGCAAGCCCTCTTAGCTCCTTGCCTGAGATTTTCAAGACGGGATTCTTCTCTAAAAAAGCTCTAGAGACTGCCTCCTTGTACAAATGCCTTGAAGCCTTCCTGACAGAGGAGCCGCTTGGACCGGATGACATGTG GTACTGTCCCAGGTGCAAAGAGCACCGCCAAGCTAGCAAAAAGTTAGATCTTTGGAGACTGCCAGAGATTTTAGTAGTTCACTTGAAGAGGTTCTCCTACAGCCGTTTCATGAAAAACAAGTTAGAGACATATGTTGACTTCCCCATAGACAATCTTGATTTATCAGCTTACATTGCATGCAAGAATGGCCAATCATCTTGCCGCTACATGCTTTATGCGGTTAGTAATCACTACGGCAGCATGGGAGGTGGTCATTATACTGCATTTGTCCAT CATGGTGGCAATCGATGGTACGATTTTGATGATAGCCACGTGTACCCAATCAGCATGGAGAAAATTAAGACTTCCgctgcttatgtacttttttatAGAAGAGTGATAGAAGTGTGA
- the LOC115735281 gene encoding uncharacterized protein LOC115735281 → MRRQGQYMNAGADAYVTAQMPHGQQMDHSSGQYQGELEAFTPERDNTYVTPRADGHRGWERDGSEPSSALASHMLYEGQSGDASRSYYQGQKPHLRLALEKQGNNDIRPQTHNKDGDHEYEKVPFSQTFEGLEEKFLDDITKLAKELNDAEDAENVRHREKINAINAQYQEKLSALRTRHASHRDEFLLRESNARQQQYQQAFMSKYSNSGMGPRDPQGFGGITSSATVGEAYRPYDADQYDSFEGRARYYGGARDRLEPRGPYPGSRAYNTSSRFY, encoded by the exons ATGAGACGGCAGGGTCAATATATGAATGCTGGGGCAGATGCATATGTCACTGCTCAGATGCCGCACGGTCAACAGATGGATCATAGCTCTGGTCAGTATCAAGGAGAGCTAGAAGCCTTCACTCCTGAAAGAGATAATACATATGTTACTCCTAGAGCAGATGGACACCGTGGATGGGAAAGAGATGGATCAGAACCATCGAGTGCATTGGCTTCTCATATGCTTTATGAAg GTCAGAGTGGTGATGCATCTAGATCTTACTACCAAGGTCAGAAGCCACATTTAAGACTTGCGTTGGAGAAGCAAGGCAACAATGATATAAGACCCCAGACCCACAACAAAGATGGGGACCATGAATATGAGAAAGTCCCTTTTTCTCAAACTTTTGAAGGTCTTGAGGAGAAATTTCTTGATGACATTACGAAGTTGGCCAAAGAATTGAATGATGCAGAGGACGCTGAAAATGTTAGACACAGAGAG AAAATTAATGCAATCAATGCTCAATATCAAGAAAAGCTATCAGCTCTCCGCACCCGGCACGCTAGCCATAGAGACGAGTTCCTCCTGAGGGAGTCGAACGCGCGGCAGCAACAGTATCAGCAGGCCTTTATGTCTAAGTACTCTAACAGCGGCATGGGGCCGAGGGACCCTCAGGGCTTTGGTGGAATCACCAGCTCAGCAACTGTTGGGGAAGCCTATCGACCCTATGATGCCGATCAGTATGATTCCTTCGAAGGTCGGGCACGTTATTACGGAGGCGCGAGGGACCGTTTGGAGCCTAGAGGTCCGTACCCTGGAAGCCGTGCCTACAATACAAGCTCGCGCTTTTATTGA